In Miscanthus floridulus cultivar M001 chromosome 5, ASM1932011v1, whole genome shotgun sequence, one genomic interval encodes:
- the LOC136449719 gene encoding probable transcription factor At3g04930 has product MADDDPHNAAASSPSAGGDEDDEGTDTDASNSDPANPQSQDPLPFPDAASVPPHPLAPAPEPAGAIPQPQPQGPAAGASAADDSRRLFQRLWTDEEELLILRGFLDFTARRGTTFASHQYDTGPFYEEIRRRLSFDFTKSQLIEKLRRLKKKYRVCAARVAAQGAAFAFRSAHEGAIYDVARHIWRPAFRRGEGGGAADASDEDDINPVAAAAMEDGGSASTPTARGRGGRRVRRRTAQELEAPALPATSALMLTDAAEDRLVAAAENLVPAIAPPPPLQVPTVSPAAATPSPMPLSTGGATEEAIRSIMSPLLKEFISSVTVAGQTGFGLGLGTGLGGIGGFDILGLGLGVAGPNPGMPSDDKWRQQQILELEVYLKRIELVREQVTAALQDLRSSEG; this is encoded by the coding sequence atggccgacgacgacccCCACAACGCCGCGGCCTCCTCCCCCTCCGCCGGCGGCGACGAAGACGACGAGGGCACCGACACCGATGCCTCCAACTCCGACCCCGCCAATCCCCAGAGCCAGGATCCTCTACCCTTCCCCGACGCAGCTTCGGTCCCACCTCACCCTCTCGCTCCCGCCCCCGAGCCCGCCGGCGCAATTCCACAGCCGCAGCCGCAGGGTCCGGCCGCGGGCGCCTCGGCCGCGGACGACTCGCGGCGGCTGTTCCAGCGGCTGTggacggacgaggaggagctcCTCATCCTGCGCGGCTTCCTCGACTTCACGGCGCGCCGGGGCACCACGTTCGCGTCGCACCAGTACGACACGGGCCCCTTCTACGAGGAGATCCGCCGCCGCCTCTCTTTCGACTTCACCAAGAGCCAGCTCATCGAGAAGCTGCGCCGCCTCAAGAAGAAGTACCGCGTCTGCGCCGCACGCGTCGCGGCGCAGGGCGCCGCGTTCGCGTTCCGGAGCGCGCACGAGGGCGCCATCTACGACGTCGCGCGGCACATCTGGCGCCCCGCGTTCAGGCGCGGCGAAGGCGGCGGTGCGGCCGacgcctcggacgaggacgacaTCAACCCCGTGGCCGCCGCTGCGATGGAGGATGGCGGGAGCGCGTCCACGCCCACGGCGAGGGGCAGGGGAGGCCGGCGCGTTCGGAGGAGGACGGCGCAAGAGCTGGAGGCCCCCGCATTGCCAGCCACGTCCGCGCTGATGCTAACTGATGCGGCTGAGGACCGGCTTGTTGCTGCCGCCGAGAATTTAGTGCCGGCAATTGCTCCGCCACCTCCTTTGCAAGTGCCAACTGTATCACCAGCGGCGGCGACCCCTTCGCCCATGCCATTGAGCACCGGTGGCGCCACCGAGGAGGCTATCAGGAGTATCATGTCACCGTTACTGAAGGAGTTCATCAGCTCTGTCACCGTCGCTGGACAGACTGGATTCGGATTGGGGCTTGGCACAGGATTGGGCGGCATTGGGGGCTTCGACATTCTTGGTCTTGGTTTAGGGGTTGCTGGCCCAAATCCTGGAATGCCCAGTGATGATAAGTGGAGGCAGCAGCAAATTCTGGAGCTTGAGGTTTATCTGAAGAGGATTGAACTTGTGCGGGAACAGGTTACCGCTGCTTTACAAGACCTCAGGTCATCAGAAGGTTGA